TTTTTCCGAACGCCGGTGAAAAGCGTTGGGCGTCTAAAGACGCCGCCTTACTCCCGTACAACGCGCAGGATGCCGTCCACGTGTACTGAACCGGGGCGACTTCTGCCCGGTCCGGCGGATCGTCGTCTCGCCCAGGCGTCGCGAGCCCCCTACCGCTCGCTCAGCGCCCAAAATGCGGGATCGGGAACAATGCCGCTCCTCATCCAAGCTTCAGAAGGCGGCCGAAATTCGGCCGACTCGCTCCACCGAAAGCCGTTGGGCTCGAGAGGAGCGAGCGCCCGAAGCGCGGCTCCCGGAAGCTCTCTGATCTCTTCAACGTGAGCCGGGCCGATTGGACCGCGCACCAGCGCGCCGGTCGAGAACACCACCTGCACCAGCCTCCACTCGGTCCCAAAAAGACGGCTTTTGTCGAACTCGTTGCGGCTGACATGCACGACCCCGCATGTCCGGCGAACAGCGGCCTTCACCTCCAAGCGGTCCGTCCGGTCGGCCGCGCGGAGCTCGATGTCGTAGCCGTAGGCATTCGAGATGAGCGCGACGTGGACGGGGCGGCGGCCGGCGCGCCGAAGCGCCGCTAGGACGATAAGTTCGGCAGCGTCTCCCAGGCGCTTGCGAACGTCCTCCTCGGAAGGAGCGACGGCGCGCTGGTGCGCTTCGATCAGCACAGCGTCGAATTCGTCGCCGAGCCAGGCGAGCGCCGCCAGGTCGGACGCGGGAATGTACTCGCGGGCGACCCGGCTCCCATTGACCGCAACCCGAATCCACGAAGGCGGAGCCCGCTCAAGGAGGACGCGCGCAATGCCGACAAGGGTTGGGAAATCGGCTTGGTCGTTCAGATGGATAAGCTGCGCAGCCGGCGCAACAGCGGGTTCGCTGCGCGCGAGATTGAGCGCCACGAGCCCCTTCGCCGTTCCCTCAAGGTCAAGCGCGTGCGCCATAATGGTCGACTTCTCGCGAGCGGCGACGATCCACTCAGCGAGGCCGAGCCGGGGATTCAAGCGCGCGCTGTAGACCAGCAGAAACACCGCGAGGCAGCGGCCGCGGCTAGGAAGCACGTCGCGCGGCCTCCGCGATGTGAGCGGTGACCGCTTGAAGGTCGTCCGCGTGCGCGGGCGG
The sequence above is a segment of the Azospirillum sp. TSH58 genome. Coding sequences within it:
- a CDS encoding protein NO VEIN domain-containing protein → MFLLVYSARLNPRLGLAEWIVAAREKSTIMAHALDLEGTAKGLVALNLARSEPAVAPAAQLIHLNDQADFPTLVGIARVLLERAPPSWIRVAVNGSRVAREYIPASDLAALAWLGDEFDAVLIEAHQRAVAPSEEDVRKRLGDAAELIVLAALRRAGRRPVHVALISNAYGYDIELRAADRTDRLEVKAAVRRTCGVVHVSRNEFDKSRLFGTEWRLVQVVFSTGALVRGPIGPAHVEEIRELPGAALRALAPLEPNGFRWSESAEFRPPSEAWMRSGIVPDPAFWALSER